The following nucleotide sequence is from Acidimicrobiales bacterium.
AGTTCCGCCTCGAGGGGTCGCGCCTCGAGGACGGGGCCGTGCTCCACGGCGTGGTGTCACCGCCCGTGCCCTACCGGATGCGCATCCGGGTGGTCCTCGACCACTGCGAGCCGCCCCATCGCATCGACGCCACCGTCCACGGCGACCTCGAGGGCGAGGCCACCCTCGTGCTCGCACCCGACGGTGATGGCACCTGCGCCGAGGTGTCGTGGACGATCGAGATGATGCAGCGGCCCATGCGGCTGGCGGCGCGGGTGGCCCACCCCCTCCTACGGTGGGGCCACGACCGGGTGGTCGACGCCACCGTCCACGGCTACCGGCGCTACCTCGTCTCCGCCGGCGCGTCCGAACCGACCGGCCCGGACCGGCCCGGGTACGACCCGCTCAGGTGAGGCGGGCCAGGGCCAGGGCCGTCGCCAGGGTCACGACGCCCCACGACATGGCCCGCAGGGCCCGCTCGAGCGGGGCCAGCAGCGCCGCGGTGTCGAGGCGCCGGACCGAGCCGTCGGCCAGGGACAGGGTGGCCTCGGCGTCGCGCACCGAGCGCCGCAGGAGCCGGGCGGGCGTGCTGAGGCTCCGCTGCGCCCACGACAGGGCGAAGGCGCCCGCGGCGGCCAGCACCGGGGCCGGACGCAGGGTGCCCGACTGGGCCACGTAGGCGGTGAGCACGGGGAACGCCCCCCAGGCCGCCGCGAAGCCGGCGTCGCTGTGCACCGCCCCGCCGAACAGCTCGGCGTTGTAGGCCACGACCAGCACCGGCCCCACCACGATGAAGGGGACCAGTACCACCCCCACCGTCACGACCCCGGCCACGCCGAGGGCGACGGCCCCGGCCAGGGCCAGGGCGCTGGCGGTGAGGAGGGCGGAGGAGGGCACGGCCGTGCGCAGCGGGCGGCCGTGGAGCTCGTCGAGGGCATGGGCGGCCACCCCCACGGCCAGGAAGAAGGCGAGCACCGTGGCCACCAGGCGGGCCACCTGCACCCGGGGGGCGAGGCAGGCCCCGACCACCACGTAGGAGAGGTGCCAGGCGGTGTAGGGCGGGTGCAGCAGCGTCCACCAGTCGCGCCAAGCGCCGCGGCGGGCGGCGTAGAAAGCGGGACGGGGAGCGTCAGCCACCGGCGCGCCGCCCCCACATGACCAGGCCGCCGCCCAGGCTCATGGGCCGCACCCCCACGTCGGTGAGCCCGGCGTCCTGCCAGGCGCGCACCGTCCACTCGAGGGGGTAGCGCCGGTAGTGGGCCGAGATGTCGGGGCCGAGGAAGCGCCCCACCTCGAACCAGGGGCGCCCGCCCGCGGCGGCCCCGGCGAGCGGGAGGACCAGGCGCGTGTACCCCCACCACCAGAAGCGCCAGAAGCGGCCGCGGGGGACCAGGAATTCGAGGTTGGCGACGGCCCCGCCGGGCTTGACCACCCGGGCCAGCTCCCGCAGGGTGGCGGCGGGGTCCTCAACGTACCGCAGCAGGTAGGTGAAGGTCAGGGCGTCGAAAACGCCGTCGGCGAAGGGGAGCTGCTCGGCCCGGCCCGCCAGCAACTGCACGGCCGCACCGGCGCCGGCCCGGGCCACGCTGTCCTTCCCGACGCGCAGCATGGCCTCGGTGAGGTCGATCCCGACGACGCGGGCGCCCGTGCGGGCGGTGATCTGCAGGGCCACCCCAGCGGTCCCCGTGGCCACGTCGAGCACCAGGCCCGGCGGGCCGTCGACCACCCGGTCGACCATGGCGCGGCGCCACCGGGCGTTCTGTCCCAGCGACAGCCACGCCTCCAGGCGGTCGTAGCGGGCGGGGAGCGGCGAGAACAGCCGCCGGGCGAACCGGTTGTCCCGAGCGATCGTCGGGCCCGCGTCGTGCCGCACAGTGCGACAATCCCACACAACGCCCGCCGACGCCGGAGAGGAGCACGGATCGTGGC
It contains:
- a CDS encoding SRPBCC family protein, whose translation is MARSPAVIEYRGRFTFDQPPAAMWGSIERCDRFEAWWAWLGEFRLEGSRLEDGAVLHGVVSPPVPYRMRIRVVLDHCEPPHRIDATVHGDLEGEATLVLAPDGDGTCAEVSWTIEMMQRPMRLAARVAHPLLRWGHDRVVDATVHGYRRYLVSAGASEPTGPDRPGYDPLR
- a CDS encoding class I SAM-dependent methyltransferase — translated: MRHDAGPTIARDNRFARRLFSPLPARYDRLEAWLSLGQNARWRRAMVDRVVDGPPGLVLDVATGTAGVALQITARTGARVVGIDLTEAMLRVGKDSVARAGAGAAVQLLAGRAEQLPFADGVFDALTFTYLLRYVEDPAATLRELARVVKPGGAVANLEFLVPRGRFWRFWWWGYTRLVLPLAGAAAGGRPWFEVGRFLGPDISAHYRRYPLEWTVRAWQDAGLTDVGVRPMSLGGGLVMWGRRAGG